DNA from Gramella sp. MAR_2010_147:
GTGGAATCTTTAACCCGGTGATCCTAAAACGTTTCACTCCAGCATGGAATGCTGCGGAACAAATGGAAACTGCGCTGCCATTCTATCGTAATCTGGAGCAGAAACTACGTGTAAAACTAGTTCATGAATGGAATATCTATCGCAGGTTTCATTCGGTGGAAGAACAAAATGATTGGTTCATTGCTTTGGATAAACCAAAACTATCTTCATTCCTGGATCCTGAAATTCAAAAGAATACCAACCCCAACTTAAAGGCTGAATATTCTCTAGGTAAGGTTCTTAAAACCGGCAATGTGGACACTGTAAAATTATTAGATAACTACAGGGATTATTTGAATGAGAAAGGGCATTTTGAGAATGAACATTTTGATTATTCTACATTAGAGTTAAATCAAGGGTACATACAGTATGGCGATATTCAGGCCAAAAATATTATTTTCTGTGAAGGTTTTGGTCTTAAGAAGAATCCATTTTTTAATTATTTACCACTAAGAGGAAATAAAGGGGAATATATTGTGATACATTCTGAAGAGCTTCAGCTTGATTTTGCTGTTAAGGCTTCTGTTTTTATAATGCCTCTGGGAAATGATCTCTATAAAGTTGGAGCGACCTACGATAATAAGGATAAAACACCGGGCGTAACTGCCGGTTCCAGGGAAAAACTGGTAAAAGAATTACAGAAATTAATTCGTTGTGATTTTAGAGTTGTAGATCAGGTAGCAGGAATAAGGCCAGCTGTCTCAGATAGGAAGCCACTGGTGGGTACTCACCCCGAAATTAGCAATATGTATTGCTGCAATGGTTTTGGCAGCAGAGGAGTTCTTATAGCTCCAAATATGGCAGAAGCTTTATTAAAAAATATAGAGAGCGATAATTCACTGCATCCCGAAATTGACCTGCAACGATTCACGAAAAAGCATTTTAAAATAAATTAGACCTGCCCGGTATTTTTCTTATAACTAAAAAATAGATTGATCCATATATTCCTGGAAAGCCTCATGATCACTGGCATAAAAATTATTAATGTCCCAACAATTGCGAAAAATGAAGTTAGTAATGATGCATTTAGAAATATATATGAAATAATAAATGCAGCTACAGAAAAGGCAATGCCTACCGCATAGCTAACATACATAGCTCCATAAAAAAAAGACGGCTCTATCTTATATTTTGTTTCACAATTACTGCAACGTTCATGCATTTTAAAAACCCTGTGCAGCTTGTAAGGGTTCTTTTCTTCGTACATGCTTTCTTCCTGACATACAGGACATGTACCTGTAAAAATGCTGTAAATTTTAGTTCCTTTAAGAAGACTCATCTTATTTTTTTTGCAATGCAAATTTAAGCATCTTTGCAAAAAATATGCGTTAATGCTTAATATTCATAATCTTTCTATATCCTTTCAGGGGGAATATCTTTTTAAGGAAATTAGTTTTAGGCTGGGAGCTGGGGACAGAGTTGGTCTTATTGGGAAAAATGGGGCAGGAAAGTCTACTTTGCTAAAAATTATTTCTGGAGAACAGGAGTATGACACCGGTCAAATTGCAAAAGATAAAGAGCTGAAAATTGGCTTTTTAAAGCAAGATCTGGATTTTGAGAAGGGGAGAACGGTTATTGATGAAGCCCATCAAGCTTTTGAGGAAATTAAAAAACTCGAGGCTAAAATGGCGGTGATCAATGAGCAGCTTGCCACCAGAACAGATTATGAAAGCGAATCATATAATGATCTAATCCAGGATCTCAGCGAGATCACCCACCAGTATGAGATCATTGGAGGGTATAATTACGAGGGGGAAACAGAAAAGGTTCTTCAGGGACTTGGATTTGAAAGGGAAGATTTTGACAGGCTTACTGAAACATTTTCCGGGGGATGGAGAATGAGGATTGAGCTCGCAAAATTATTACTTCAGAATAACGATATTCTTCTGCTCGATGAGCCTACCAATCACCTTGATATTGAAAGTATCATCTGGCTGGAAAGTTTTCTGAATAATTATCCGGGATCGGTAATGCTGGTTTCTCACGATAAGATGTTTTTGAATAATGTGACGAACCGAAGTATTGAAATTTCCCTTGGCAGCATCTATGATTATAGAAAACCATATTCTGAATTTATCGAATTCAGGAAAGAGCTTAGAGAGCAACAACTGGCAGCGCAAAAAAATCAGCAGAAGGAAATAGAGAATACAGAAAAGCTTATCGATAAGTTTCGTGCTAAGGCGAGTAAAGCATCCATGGCGCAATCTCTGATCAAGAAATTAGAAAAGGTTGATCGTATTGAAGTGGACGAGGACGACAATTCTGTTATGAGCGTGAATTTTCCAGTTTCTGTAAATCCAGGAAAAGTGGTTATAGAAACCGAGCATCTGGAAAAAGCTTATGGCGATAAAAAAGTACTGAGAGATGTAAATCTTTTAATTGAGCGACAGAGCAAGATCGCCTTTGTGGGTCAAAACGGGCAGGGAAAAACTACCCTGGCCAAGATAATCATTGGAGAAATTGAGCACCAAGGAAAATTAAAGCTTGGTCATAATGTTGAGTTGGGCTATTTTGCCCAGAATCAGTCAGATTATCTTGATGGCGAGAAGACAATTCTTCAAACCATGGAAGATGCTTCCAATGAAAAAAATCGAACTAAAGTTCGCGATATGCTGGGGGCATTTCTATTTAGAGGTGATGAAGTAGAAAAGAAAGTAAAAGTGCTTTCAGGAGGTGAGAGAAACAGGCTTGCCTTGTGTAAAATGTTATTGGAGCCTTTTAATGTGCTGGTAATGGATGAGCCTACCAACCACCTTGATATTAAATCTAAGAACGTTCTAAAAGACGCACTGAACAATTTTGAAGGGACACTGATTATCGTTTCTCACGACAGGGATTTTTTGCAAAATTTAACCAGCAGGGTCTATGAATTCAGAAACCACAAAATTAAAGAGTATCTTGGAGATATAGACTATTATCTGGAACAGAGAAAACTTCAGGATATGAGGGCTGTAGAGAAGAGTGATAAAACAAAGGTCTCAAAAACTAAAAATAATAGTTCTGAGAAAACTTCGTTTTCCGATCAAAAGGAATTGAAAAGGCTAAAGAACAAGCTTAGTAAGACCGAATCTAATATCACTAAGCTTGAAAAAGAACTGAAATCCAAAGATAAACAGCTTGCCGGTAATTATGAAGAAACTATTACTAAGCCAGATTTTCTCACCAATTATAATAAATCTAAGAAAAAACTGGAAAAGCTAATGGAAGAGTGGGAAGATCTGCAGCTTGCAATTGAGCAGATTAGCTAAACCTGACTTTTTTCTTATTTTTAATTAAACCATCGGGACTTGAATGAGTCCTAATACTGTTATGAATAAAAGAGAAATAATTCTATCTGTTTTAGGTGTACTGCTTATCGTCTTCGCAGTTTTTGCAGCTAAGGCCATTATTGATAGTAAGGAGGAACCAAAGCCGAATCTTAAGAAGACCGTAAAAACGGTTTTTGTAGATACTATTCAAAATTCAACGATCTCTATCAACATTCCCGCAAATGGGAACCTGGTGGCTAAACGGCGGGTAGAACTTTATGCTGAAGTGCAGGGAGTATTCAGGTATAGCGCAAAATCTTTCAAACCCGGCCAGGCGTATAAACGTGGGCAAACCCTTTTAAAGATCGATGCATCTGAATATGAGGCAAGTGTTCAATCGGCAAAAAGCGACCTTTACAACCAAATTACCGCCATCATGCCCGATCTACGTATGGATTATCCGGAAATTTTTCCGAAGTGGCAGGAGTATTTGAATAGTTTTGATGTGAACAGTACTGTACCTCCTTTACCTGAACCCTCTAACGATAAGGAGCGCTATTTTATCAATGGCAGAGGGATTAATACGGCGTATTTTAATATTAAGAACTTAGAGCAACGTCTTGTTAAATATCGTATTTCAGCCCCTTTTGATGGAGTATTAACAGAAGCCCTTGTTACTGAAGGAACACTTATTAGAAACGGTCAGAAATTGGGAGAATTTATAGATCCTGATATTTATGAGCTTCAGGTCTCTATTGCTAAGGAATATGCCGATCTTTTAAGAGTTGACGAAAAGGTAAGTCTCACTAATAACAATGGAACTAAAACCTATACCGGAACGGTAAGTCGCATCAATGCTAAAATTGATCAGGCTACGCAAACGGTAAATGTTTTTATCGAAGTGAAAGATAGTACACTAAAGGAAGGCATGTATCTGCAAGCTAGCCTGGATGCAAAAGAGGAACAAAATGCCATTGAAATAGATCGAAGCCTTGTAAACGATAGAAACGAGATCTTTGCGGTAAACGATTCAATATTAAAGAGTATAGAGGTAAATCCCGTTTATTTTTCTGATAAAAAGGCAGTAATTAAAGGAGTTCCAGACGGTGAGGTGATCTTAACCAGGCAGGTTTCCGGAGCTTATAATGGAATGAGAGTAAGGATTGCTGAAGAAACCAGTAACGATAATCCAGATAACAATTTGGAAAACATCAGTCAATGAGAAAGGTCATCAGTTATTTTATCAAATATCATGTTGCGGTAAACATAATGATCATCGCGTTCGTGATATTTGGTGTTATCGGGATGTTGCGCATGCAATCTTCGTTCTTTCCTTTGATCGAATCTGAAATCATTAATATCAATATCGCATATCCCGGCGCAGCTCCTGAAGAGATAGAGGAAGGGATCGTTCTGAAAATCGAGGACAATCTCAAAGGATTGGTAGGTGTGGAACGGGTGACCTCCGTTTCCAGAGAAAATGGCGGGAGTATTACGGTAGAAATAGATTCTGATGAGGATATAGACGTGATGCTTTCCGAAGTTAAGAATGCGGTAGATCGTGTGCCTAACTTCCCAAGCGGCATGGAGCCTTTGGTGGTCGCCAAACAGGAAAATATCCGGGAAACTTTCGATTTTTTTGTTAGTGGAGAAGGAGTAGATCTGGCCACTTTAAAACAAATTGGCCGGCAGATAGAATACGATCTTCGTAACATGGATGGTCTTTCACAAATTGAACTATCCGGTTTTCCAGATGAGGAAATAGAGATCGCTGTTAATGAAAATGACCTGCTGGCATTCAATCTTACTTTTAGCGAAGTAGCGAGGGCAGTATCTCAAGCTAATATTCTTACTACAGGAGGTAGTATTAAAACCCAGGAAGAAGACTTTTTAATTCGTGCAGATAACAGATCTTATTACGGTAAAGAGCTAAATAAACTGGTGGTTAAATCCCAACCTGATGGGACAGTGGTTACTTTAGAGGATGTAGCCACCGTTAGAGACCGTTTTTCAGAAACCCCTAATGCTTCCTATATCAATGGACGGGTTGCTGTGAGCGTGAATATTTCAACTACGAATAATGAAGATTTGGTTTCCGCTGCTGAAAAAGTGCGGAACTATGTGGAGGAGTTCAATGAAAAAAACGATACGCTGCAAATTATTGTAGAGGACGATCGTAGTATTACACTTAATCAGAGAACACAGTTGCTCATTGAAAATGGAGCTGTCGGGATCCTGCTTGTGTTATTGTTTTTATCTTTTTTCCTGAATACGCGTTTGGCATTCTGGGTGGCCTTTGGTTTGCCTATTTCATTCCTTGGAATGTTTATTTTTGCCGGTTCTTTTGGGGTAACAATCAATGTTCTTTCTCTCTTTGGGATGATC
Protein-coding regions in this window:
- a CDS encoding FAD-dependent oxidoreductase — protein: MLDYIVVGLGLSGLAISEGLINRKKSFLVFEDNSQSSSYVAGGIFNPVILKRFTPAWNAAEQMETALPFYRNLEQKLRVKLVHEWNIYRRFHSVEEQNDWFIALDKPKLSSFLDPEIQKNTNPNLKAEYSLGKVLKTGNVDTVKLLDNYRDYLNEKGHFENEHFDYSTLELNQGYIQYGDIQAKNIIFCEGFGLKKNPFFNYLPLRGNKGEYIVIHSEELQLDFAVKASVFIMPLGNDLYKVGATYDNKDKTPGVTAGSREKLVKELQKLIRCDFRVVDQVAGIRPAVSDRKPLVGTHPEISNMYCCNGFGSRGVLIAPNMAEALLKNIESDNSLHPEIDLQRFTKKHFKIN
- a CDS encoding DUF983 domain-containing protein, whose product is MSLLKGTKIYSIFTGTCPVCQEESMYEEKNPYKLHRVFKMHERCSNCETKYKIEPSFFYGAMYVSYAVGIAFSVAAFIISYIFLNASLLTSFFAIVGTLIIFMPVIMRLSRNIWINLFFSYKKNTGQV
- a CDS encoding ABC-F family ATP-binding cassette domain-containing protein, with the protein product MLNIHNLSISFQGEYLFKEISFRLGAGDRVGLIGKNGAGKSTLLKIISGEQEYDTGQIAKDKELKIGFLKQDLDFEKGRTVIDEAHQAFEEIKKLEAKMAVINEQLATRTDYESESYNDLIQDLSEITHQYEIIGGYNYEGETEKVLQGLGFEREDFDRLTETFSGGWRMRIELAKLLLQNNDILLLDEPTNHLDIESIIWLESFLNNYPGSVMLVSHDKMFLNNVTNRSIEISLGSIYDYRKPYSEFIEFRKELREQQLAAQKNQQKEIENTEKLIDKFRAKASKASMAQSLIKKLEKVDRIEVDEDDNSVMSVNFPVSVNPGKVVIETEHLEKAYGDKKVLRDVNLLIERQSKIAFVGQNGQGKTTLAKIIIGEIEHQGKLKLGHNVELGYFAQNQSDYLDGEKTILQTMEDASNEKNRTKVRDMLGAFLFRGDEVEKKVKVLSGGERNRLALCKMLLEPFNVLVMDEPTNHLDIKSKNVLKDALNNFEGTLIIVSHDRDFLQNLTSRVYEFRNHKIKEYLGDIDYYLEQRKLQDMRAVEKSDKTKVSKTKNNSSEKTSFSDQKELKRLKNKLSKTESNITKLEKELKSKDKQLAGNYEETITKPDFLTNYNKSKKKLEKLMEEWEDLQLAIEQIS
- a CDS encoding efflux RND transporter periplasmic adaptor subunit, with the translated sequence MSPNTVMNKREIILSVLGVLLIVFAVFAAKAIIDSKEEPKPNLKKTVKTVFVDTIQNSTISINIPANGNLVAKRRVELYAEVQGVFRYSAKSFKPGQAYKRGQTLLKIDASEYEASVQSAKSDLYNQITAIMPDLRMDYPEIFPKWQEYLNSFDVNSTVPPLPEPSNDKERYFINGRGINTAYFNIKNLEQRLVKYRISAPFDGVLTEALVTEGTLIRNGQKLGEFIDPDIYELQVSIAKEYADLLRVDEKVSLTNNNGTKTYTGTVSRINAKIDQATQTVNVFIEVKDSTLKEGMYLQASLDAKEEQNAIEIDRSLVNDRNEIFAVNDSILKSIEVNPVYFSDKKAVIKGVPDGEVILTRQVSGAYNGMRVRIAEETSNDNPDNNLENISQ